A single Fusobacterium hominis DNA region contains:
- a CDS encoding ABC transporter substrate-binding protein translates to MTFFTGLKKLIIGTAVGLCLVGCGKEETKPVKELKTTMTMDIDSLNPYKIVSSGSEEIMFNVYEGLLMPGVDGSLQPAIAESWTVSDDGKVYRFKIRKGVKFHDGTTLTPQDVVFSLNRMAGKDGFPPAKALLNEMESAKVVGDDIVEITLPNPNSAFIYALTMGIVPEANKDNLEKNPIGTGPFKVKDYSREQEIVLEKFDDYWGNKAKLDKVTVYVTPNTETAFLKLLSGEIDMLSRVDANRLKELQNFNNMSGPQNTVQIFALNNAVEPFNDIRVRKAINYAIDKDEIIKGVMGGNGIKLETNMSPVMKKYAIENVGEKRDIEKAKQLLKESGHENFSFTIKVPSNYSLHVNTAQIIAEQLKEVGIDAKIETIEWTTWLSDVYTGRKYEASIIGLSGKLDPYAVLRRYTTPYKNNFFNFSNPEYDKLIEESKYSSDDAQITKNYKRAQEILRDEQAAIYIMDPELITSLDKRIKGFEYYPTPFINFANMSFGD, encoded by the coding sequence ATGACATTTTTTACAGGGTTGAAGAAATTGATTATTGGAACGGCAGTCGGATTATGTTTAGTAGGGTGTGGAAAAGAAGAAACAAAACCAGTAAAAGAATTGAAGACTACAATGACTATGGATATTGACAGTCTAAATCCATATAAAATTGTGTCAAGTGGTAGCGAAGAAATAATGTTTAATGTGTATGAAGGACTTTTAATGCCCGGAGTAGATGGCAGTTTACAGCCTGCAATTGCAGAAAGTTGGACTGTATCAGATGATGGGAAGGTATATAGATTTAAGATAAGAAAAGGTGTAAAATTTCATGATGGTACAACTCTTACACCACAAGATGTTGTATTCTCATTAAATAGAATGGCTGGAAAAGATGGATTTCCACCAGCTAAAGCCTTATTAAATGAAATGGAAAGTGCAAAAGTTGTTGGAGATGATATAGTTGAAATAACACTTCCAAATCCTAATTCAGCTTTTATATATGCACTAACTATGGGAATAGTGCCAGAAGCAAATAAAGATAACTTAGAAAAAAATCCAATAGGAACAGGACCATTTAAGGTAAAAGATTATTCGAGAGAACAAGAAATTGTCTTAGAAAAATTTGATGATTATTGGGGAAATAAAGCAAAGTTAGATAAAGTAACAGTGTATGTTACACCAAATACAGAGACAGCATTTTTAAAACTTTTATCTGGTGAAATAGATATGCTATCAAGAGTAGATGCCAACAGATTAAAAGAATTACAAAATTTTAATAATATGTCTGGACCGCAAAATACAGTGCAAATATTTGCTTTAAATAATGCAGTAGAACCATTTAATGACATAAGAGTTAGAAAAGCAATAAATTATGCTATTGATAAAGATGAGATTATCAAAGGTGTAATGGGTGGAAATGGAATTAAACTTGAGACAAATATGAGTCCAGTTATGAAAAAATATGCAATAGAAAATGTTGGTGAAAAAAGAGATATAGAAAAAGCAAAACAACTTTTAAAAGAATCAGGACATGAAAATTTTTCATTTACTATAAAGGTACCAAGTAACTATTCTTTACATGTAAATACAGCACAAATAATAGCTGAGCAATTAAAAGAAGTTGGAATAGATGCTAAAATAGAGACAATCGAATGGACAACATGGCTTTCAGATGTATATACTGGAAGAAAATATGAAGCATCAATAATCGGTCTTTCAGGAAAATTAGATCCATATGCAGTATTAAGAAGATATACAACACCATATAAAAATAACTTCTTCAATTTTAGCAATCCTGAATATGATAAATTGATAGAGGAATCAAAATACTCAAGTGATGATGCACAAATAACAAAAAATTATAAAAGAGCACAAGAGATTTTAAGAGATGAACAAGCTGCAATATACATTATGGATCCTGAACTTATTACATCTCTTGATAAAAGAATAAAAGGGTTTGAATATTATCCAACACCTTTTATAAACTTTGCAAATATGAGTTTTGGAGATTAG